Within the Ranitomeya imitator isolate aRanImi1 chromosome 8, aRanImi1.pri, whole genome shotgun sequence genome, the region TGTGTGgtagcactacaagtcccagcagccGCAGACCCGCACACGCACCGCTGTCCAGTCCACGCCGCGGCGCCTCAGCTCTTCTCCGTCCCTCTCACAAGAAGACAGCAGACACTTCCGCTCTGGAACGGAAATACGTCACTCGCCTCTCCCCGCGTTGCATCACGGGAACTGCAGTCTTCATGCTTCAAAAACAGCGTAAGCGGCCCGGTGTGGACTACAAGTCCCGAAGAGCAGCGCGCGCGGGATGCCGGGAAGTGTAGTCCAGCGGAGGAGACAGAGAGGCGCAGCGGAAGCGGAGACTATGAGGGCCGTGCgcggcatgctgggagtagtagtgcccCTGCGGCTCTAGGTGGGCCGTACATTGTATAGTCTGCGGTTATAAGGGCTCTGTGTGTACTGTATGTCAAGCACTGgtggcaccacaagtcccagcCGACGACAGCCTGAGAGTGAACACCTGGGGttgtgctgggacttgtggtgctgTCTGCGGAGCCCAGTGTCCTTGGTTGTGGCACACACCGTCTCCCTGCGGTTTCTGTCATGGCGTCTGGCGAGCGGAGTGAGAGCCCAGCCCCCGCGCTGCTCCAGGGGCCGGAGCCGGGTGAGTGTCCGCAGCCCGGGCCGCCATGTCTGCCGCTGCCGCCATGTCTGCCGCTGCCGCCATGTCTGCCGCTGCCGCCATGTCTGCCGCCATGTCTGACGCTGCCGCTCTCTCCGCAGGGGCCGGCCAGGCCCGGATCGTCCACGCCCGGATCGTCCACGCCCGGATCGTCCACGCCCAGTCCTACGAGGACCTGACCGGAGAGGTGGAGGGCGACACGGAGAGCATGGAGGAGATCACGCATGACTTCAGTAAGCTGAGCACGCAGCTGAGCGTCAGCGGCCAGAGCCACGGGGACCCCGCCAGCCCAGCGGAGGACTGGTACCGGCAGCAGAAGCACGTGTTTGTCCTGAGCGAGGCCGGGAAGCCGGTGTATTCTCGCTTCCGGTCCGAGGAGGCGCTGTCCAGCACGGCTGGGGTCATGATGGCGCTCGTGTCCTTCCTGGAGACCGAGAAGAATGCCCTCCGCTCCATCCATGCaggtgtgtgggggaggggctcaACGTCACCGCCATCTTGCCTGTGTTACATGCCGCCTTCCTCCCGCAGATGGCTACACGGCGGTGTTTGTGCGGCGCTCCCCGCTGGTGCTGGTCTCGGTGTCGCACGCGCAGCAGTCGGAGCAGGAGATGGCGCAGGAGCTGCTCTACGTCTACTACCAGGTGGTCAGCCTGGTGACCGGGGCGCAGCTCCACCACCTGTTCCAGCAGCGGCCCAGCTACGACCTGCGGCGGCTGCTCTCCGGCTCCGAGCGCATCACGGACAACCTGCTGGCCGCCATGGACACGGACCCCAGCTTCCTCCTGGCCGCTGTGCGCTGCCTCCCTCTGCCCCCCGCCCTGCGGGACACGGCCACGTACTGTCTGCAGCAGGCCAAGGCCCGGAGCCTGGTGTTCTCCATCCTGATGTCCCAGCAGCAGCTGCTCACCCTGGTCCGGAGGAAGGACCACTATCTGCACCCCATCGACATCCACCTGCTCTTCAACCTGGTCACCTCCTCCAGCTCCTTCCGGGAGGGCGAGGCCTGGACACCCGTGTGCCTCCCAAAGTTCAACCCGTCCGGCTTCTTCCACACACACATCTCCTACCTGAGCCACGAGCCGGAGCTGCTCCTCCTGATGGTGTCCACCGACCGCGAGGACTTCTTCACCGCCTCCGACTGCAAGCGGAAGATTGTGGAGCGCCTGGAGAAGCGCGGGACCTGGGCGGCACTGACGGAGGCGCTGACCAACTCCCCGTACGACGCCGCACAGGTCGGGATCCCAGAACTCCGACACTTCCTCTACAAATCCAAGAGCTCAGGGCTCTTCACCAGGTGAGAAGGACGGAGATCAGCGGCGCCCAGTGTCGGGCTCTGCAGGATGTCACTGAATATTCGTCATCCTCCAGCTTTCTGATACTGTgactcaagatctctgcttgctgtgaaCCCTGTCCTGACCTTGTTCTTCCTCTGCTGTGGGTTCGTTACAATGCATCAGTCTAGGCTATCCTCTGTGAGGCAAACAAGTTACCTGCCCTGAAACATTGTAACAAGCTATCGGCAGACTTGTGCCTCTGCCGTGGATCCAGGCTGACCATGGGCAGGACACAGTCAGGACAGGCTTCAGCCGCTGGGGTAAATATTCcagttcactgacagcaagcagaggtgaagCACAAAGTGTCAGGAGGCGCGGCGGAGACACACAAGTCAGAACCTCCATATTGATTGCTGGAGGTATTGGGTAAATGTTGCTGATGTCTCCGCAGTCCGGCGATGGCCGCTCCGTACAACACGGAGGGAGAACAGAAGCGCCTGGTGTCGCTGTACCAGCACCTGCACGGACGCGCCCACTGCAGCTCCCGCCCGCTCACCACCGTCTACCACATGGGGCCCCGAGAGAGCGTCCTGGCCTGGGTGAGTAGCAGCCACATCTGCTGAGCGCCCACTAGTGCAGCTTCACAAGACCATTTATGTCTCCATTTCTCAGTATGGTcgagacctctgcttgctgtcagtaaatgTAATTATTGAGGTTGAAAACAATGTCCTGGCTGTGTCCAACTGATCCATGGCTTCTTACAAGAGACGTTGAGACCCTGTAACCGGGATCGTTCCCACTCACTGACTGCAAGTAGAGATATTGAAAATGGTGGAGCATTATGAATTTCACGACCTGTGTGCCGACCTCTGCGGCCGCAGGCTCTGGCCTGCAGTAACATCCATGGCCGCCATGACACCTGCCACGTGGTTCACTGCACCCGGAGTCCTGCGTCTACATGGCGGCAGATGTGCGCATGTCTCACGCTCGTGTCTCTCCCCAGGTGACCGAGGCCTTCGAGCTCTACGTCTGTTTCAGCCCCCTGGGAAGCAAGTCGTCCGCCGTGAATGGCGTCTCCCGTCTCCTGCGCTGGATCCGCAAAGAGGAGGAAAAACTGTTCATCCTGAGCTCCCCCACATACTGACCCAAAAAGTGCAGCCTCCATCCACTGGCACCTCCATGTATGTGCTTGGACCCCGCACTAAGCAGCGGAGTCTCCGCAGAGTCCCTGCACCAAAAACCAAGCGGAGGAACCTCTGCAGGGACCCTGCGCCAAAAACAAACCAGAGGAACCTCTGCAGGGACCCTGCGCCAAAAAACCAAGCAGAGGAATCTCTGCAGGGACCCTGCGCCAAAAAACCAAGCGGAGGAACCTCTGCAGGGACCCTGCGCCAAAAAACCAAGCAGAGGAATCTCTGCAGGGACCCTGCGCCAAAAAAACAAGCAGAGGAATCTCTGCAGGGACCCTGCGCCAAAAAACAAGTTTCCACATGGACAGTTATAGTGACTGCATCTGATCCATCATCAgggatttctgctgttctggaTGCACAGACTTTATAAAGAACACTACATTATAACAGGTGCAGCAGTCTGTGTTCTGCCGCCATCGCTCTCCTGTCACTCTCCTATGAACACTGAGCAAAATGAGCAGCAGCATTGTTTGTACCCCTGCCTCATGTCACTTGTATTGTAATCTGACTGGAGTATaatatgtaacagcagaatagcgagtgctgctctgggggataagacacaatgtaaaagcagaatagtgagtgcagctctagaggtgactggagaatagatacaatgtaacagcaggctagtgagggcagctctggaggataagatatgtaacagcagcatagtgagtccagctctggaGAATAgatacgatgtaacagcagaatagtgagtgcatctctggaggaTGAGACCGAATGTAATAGAAGACTAGTGAGTACAGCTTTGGAGGATAAgatatgtaacagcagaatagtgagtgcagctctggaggtgactggagaatagatacaatgtaacagcagaatagtgagtgcagctctggaggataagtcaATGTGGAATAATAAGCCTTTATCCATGAATATAACAAATTTacaaaatctctgcttgctgtcagtctatGGAAACCAGCGGCTGGGATAGATTTATCGTCCACATTCAGTGCAGACTCTCCTGGTTCTACGTTTTTCTGGATTTTCCAGGCAGCAATATTCATGATCGTGCATTAAATAGGGATCCAGTCACCAGATTCCTGCTCCTGATCTGAATAGTGatggatcctaggtccggtgcggcGTCACTTATTGTTTTACTTTCAGTTTTCATTAACCCCTGTGTATCACTGCTGCGCTGTCGTGGGGGCAGTGTCACAGCCGCCCGGTTATCGACGGAAGAAATTCGCCAACAATTGCAGCAGCCTGAGGAGTGGGGGGGCCAGCTGGGGCTGCTCATGGGCACGGCCTCTGGGGGCCAGCTGGGGCTGCTCGTGGGCATGGCCTGAGGGGGCCAGCTGGGGCTGCTCGTGGGCATGGCCTGTGGGGGCCAGCTGGGGCTGCTCGTGGGCATGGCCTGAGGGGGCCAGCTGGGGCTGCTCGTGGGCATGGCCTGAGGGGGCCAGCTGGGGCTGCTCGTGGGCATGGCCTGTGGGGGCCAGCTGGGGCTGCTTGTGGGCATGGCCTGTGGGGGCCAGCTGGGGCTGCTCGTGGGCATTGGCCTGTGGGGGCCAGCTGGGGCAACAGGAGAAACTTCCAgagattatctaactggtagttgctttctgctccctgagggtaggaagaatgtagattgaatcacaccagcttctcaggctgcccccatcatgtgaacacaattctctgtctgcagcctgaatttataactttggtctgaggtcaggtttctagagcggcctcccaggttaatatcataattgcggtctgtttgattgggcacggccgctctactaatgaatatatattgtgaccaggttcccaggaatacatcacctcaggccgcaatttagcatctcccctccaagaccttagaggtgccaaatgttgcttttcttcttggccctagctagacctcctggtgagagatggagacagaatttctactagtcccaaggaagtacctattaacacctaggtgcgacttgccttcaggacagatgttacattatcactagtcacacatataaccctagacatatgtccctacacacatatctatatatataattgcctaagggtttttctgtctgtcctggaaatcccgcgtctctgattggtcgaggcctatcagcaacggacacagcgacgatgatgtcataaaggacgtagaaatcccacgcttctgattcagcgacgggcacagtatcgacgtagatctcataatggttgccatggcgacgatgatgtcataaaggttgcctcgaccaatcggcgacggtcacagtctgccgcgaattctggaatctactacggggacatgcatattctagaatacccgatgcgttagaatcgggccacaatctagtatatatatatatatacacatatgtaacggggtctactgtgctgtagtacctatttcagaaccccccgtgtttcaggaggtccactctgcttttgctggattctaaatgaaggacgctggctagaatttcttgattacatgggagcatataaaagctgactgcgtctccacgtatttccagtctaaaagaacacactttacaacacacagaatatataacacagatacaaagggcaggccaatagaaaaagcaggccagacatacattacaatagccgcagggggccggagcctgctggtatttactgtgggaattacaaaggtgggggaggtcagcctctgcccagggatgcagcctgtggactgatgcatttcacatggaacctattatacataatatatatatattaaatgaaAAACTCAGAGCAAGGGATACATAAGTACTTTAGTAACTCAATAATATGCCcaatgtgtgtgtatattatatgtatCCCAAGATGGACATAAGGAGGACAAATCGGAAAAATATATATAACCAAACAGAGAACACACAACCGAACAAATGCCCAaaaataaattaaccccttcccgacctttgacgcatacgctgcgtcatgaaagtcggtgccattccgacccatgacgcagcatatgcgtcatggaaagatcgcgtccctgcaggccgggtgaaagggttaactcccatttcacccgatctgcagggacagggggagtggtagtttagcccagggggggtggcttcaccccctcgtggctacgatcgctctgattggctgttgaaagtgaaactgccaatcagagcgatttgtaatatttcacctaaaaaactggtgaaatattacaatccagccatggccgatgctgcaatatcatcggccatggctggaaacacttatgagcacccaccccacccctccgatcgccccccgatctgtgctccgctcccctccgtcctgtgctccgctcccccatcctcctgtccgcttcccccgtgcaccaatcacacccccgcgctccaatcaaacccccccgcactccgatcccccccccgcacacagcgacccccccccccgtgctccgatccacccccccgcacagcgatccctcaccccgtgctccaatcctcccccgtgctccaatcctccctcccgtgttccgatccaccccccccatgctccgatccacccccccgtgctccgacgcccccccgtgccctgatctccccccccccccccttatacttacctggccgcccgaggtccgtccgtcttctttcctgggcgccgccatcttccaaaatggcgggcgcatgtgcagtgcgcccgccgaatctgccggccggcagattcgttccagagtgaattttgatcactgagatataacctatctcagtgatcaaaataaaaaaaatagtaaatgacccccccccctttgtcacccccatagatagggacaataaaaaaaataaagaattttttttttcactagggttaggggtagggttagggctagggctagggttagggtttcggtatgtgcacacatattctggtccaatgcggatttttccgcagcggatttgaaaaatccacagtgctaaaccgctgccgatttatcgtggatttaccgcggtttttctgcggttttttacaactgcgattttctattggagcagttgtaaaaccgctgcggaatccgcagaaagaagtgacatgctgcggaatgtaaaccgctgcgtttccgtgcagtttttccgcagcatgtgtacagcgatttttggttcccataggttcacattgaactgtaaactcatgtgaaactgctgcggatccgcagcattttctgcagcgtgtgcacatacctttagaattaggctatgtgcacacggtgcggatttggctgaggatccgcagcagtgttccatcaggtttacagtaccatgtaaacatatggaaaaccaaatccgctgtgcccatggtgcggaaaataccgcgcgggaacgctgcgttgtattttccgcagcatgccaattctttgtgcggattccgcagcgttttacacctgttcctcaataggaatccgcaggtgaaatccgcacaaaaaacactggaaatccgcggaaaatccgcaggtaaaacgtagtgccttttacccgcggatttttcaaaaatggtgctgaaaaatctcatacgaatccgcaacgttggcacatagccttagggttgggttggaattagggttgtggttaggtttaggggtgtgttggggttagggttgtggttaggggtgtgttggggttagggttgtgattagggttatggctacagttgggactagggttaggggtgtgttggggttagtgttggaggtagaattgaggggtttccactgtttaggcacttcagggggtctccaaacgcaacatggcgccaccattgattccagccaatcttgtattcaaaaattcaaatggtgctccctcacttccgaacc harbors:
- the MON1A gene encoding vacuolar fusion protein MON1 homolog A, translated to MASGERSESPAPALLQGPEPGAGQARIVHARIVHARIVHAQSYEDLTGEVEGDTESMEEITHDFSKLSTQLSVSGQSHGDPASPAEDWYRQQKHVFVLSEAGKPVYSRFRSEEALSSTAGVMMALVSFLETEKNALRSIHADGYTAVFVRRSPLVLVSVSHAQQSEQEMAQELLYVYYQVVSLVTGAQLHHLFQQRPSYDLRRLLSGSERITDNLLAAMDTDPSFLLAAVRCLPLPPALRDTATYCLQQAKARSLVFSILMSQQQLLTLVRRKDHYLHPIDIHLLFNLVTSSSSFREGEAWTPVCLPKFNPSGFFHTHISYLSHEPELLLLMVSTDREDFFTASDCKRKIVERLEKRGTWAALTEALTNSPYDAAQVGIPELRHFLYKSKSSGLFTSPAMAAPYNTEGEQKRLVSLYQHLHGRAHCSSRPLTTVYHMGPRESVLAWVTEAFELYVCFSPLGSKSSAVNGVSRLLRWIRKEEEKLFILSSPTY